The Phaeodactylum tricornutum CCAP 1055/1 chromosome 2, whole genome shotgun sequence DNA window AGGCACAAATCAGTCACCTGAAACCAGCAAACGAAACGGATGTCGTAGAAATTCCCTTTGTGCTGCTGCAGCCAGAGAAGCAAGGTACGAATAGAAGCGTAAATGGAGGACACAGTCGTCCTCTTAACGGAAATTTGAGCGACAAGCTTTCTGAATATACGCGAGGTGTGGCCGGTCAAAGCCGACCGTTCCTGCCCGGTGGtgttgacgatgacgacgccTTTTCGAACGTGGAAGATCCATATCGCACTCCGGAGGCAATTCAGCGAGCGCACGCTCCATTGAAAAATGGGATCAAGAAATCCTGGCAAGACGGAACTCTCATTACGGCACCTCCAGGGGTGAGTTTCAAGGTCGGATTGTCTTGGCAGAATTTGCACAGTGATGTCGATGGCAGCGAGACCAAGACATCAGCTAATGTTGTCGCTGCTGAGAGCGAAGTCAAACTCGTCTCTAGAATAGATGATTTAGGGTACACTAGGAATGATCCCCAGGAATCGGCGACGAATttgtcaacaacaatgggAACCTTCGACCGACgctttttcgacgacgattcaCTATTTGCAAGTAGTGGCGAGGACAGTGCGGGAGAGTTTGATTCGGGCGACGACAGCAGCGATGAAGGCCAGAATGCTAGCGCTTCAACCTTAAGAGAGGAGATCATGTTGGAGGCATCCAAAGCGGAAGGAATAACTGCAGCTGACGTAGTCACCGACACTGAACGAGAGCTGGATGATCTTTTGAGGGATCTCACTGCTTCCGGCAATGGAGCTACGACGCGCAAAAAGATCGTAGGCCATACAACGATGGCAAATGCACTACATTTAGCTGTAAAAAGTACCGAACACCAAACCGACGCAACTCGGAAGACG harbors:
- a CDS encoding predicted protein → MNISLEELQAFLRADQAEGDRKQAAQYRFDRQTLPIRQAIRKVWQRHGVLEPIEGVWMRPIPDNLYQCPLSHPQTSLVCWNTLAAPVQAQISHLKPANETDVVEIPFVLLQPEKQGTNRSVNGGHSRPLNGNLSDKLSEYTRGVAGQSRPFLPGGVDDDDAFSNVEDPYRTPEAIQRAHAPLKNGIKKSWQDGTLITAPPGVSFKVGLSWQNLHSDVDGSETKTSANVVAAESEVKLVSRIDDLGYTRNDPQESATNLSTTMGTFDRRFFDDDSLFASSGEDSAGEFDSGDDSSDEGQNASASTLREEIMLEASKAEGITAADVVTDTERELDDLLRDLTASGNGATTRKKI